A genomic region of Marinihelvus fidelis contains the following coding sequences:
- a CDS encoding nucleotidyltransferase family protein, which yields MELAHIDSPELVFFAIHQGVAALLDQRLADDAATGLSENSRRALRDEARRDAAMDLALNDTLQKCWQILKNNGIDALLLKGAALARTVYPHSRLRPRCDTDIWVRQSDAPRLIGTFRDAGYTLVNDDLETRSRKQFQATREQFQGAALWFDVHHRLSNRLHFMDALDFDDCLGSAVPVTNPEQPPFDGTGTIAGQRMVTLSDPKQLLHLCIHRIAHGRNRESQRLIWLYDIHLLFGQMSSTGREGFLELALSRGLGCICGDALQACQDAFGLEINAMYLDALTARRKQEPTARLANASPWRWAWADFSGQSGWRAKWQFLAEVAHNRLRR from the coding sequence GTGGAACTCGCGCACATCGACAGCCCGGAACTGGTGTTCTTCGCGATACACCAGGGCGTCGCCGCCCTGCTTGACCAACGCCTTGCTGATGATGCCGCTACCGGCTTGAGTGAGAATTCCCGGCGGGCGCTGAGGGACGAAGCCCGACGCGACGCCGCGATGGACCTGGCCCTGAACGACACGCTGCAGAAATGTTGGCAGATACTCAAGAACAATGGCATCGACGCCCTGTTACTTAAGGGCGCCGCCCTTGCACGCACCGTTTACCCGCATTCGCGGTTGCGTCCGCGTTGCGATACCGACATCTGGGTTCGACAAAGTGACGCACCCCGGTTAATTGGCACCTTTCGAGACGCGGGTTACACACTGGTCAATGATGACCTTGAAACCCGGTCACGGAAACAGTTCCAGGCCACCAGGGAACAGTTCCAGGGTGCGGCTTTGTGGTTTGACGTCCATCATCGGCTAAGCAATCGCCTGCATTTCATGGACGCCCTGGACTTTGATGACTGCCTGGGCAGCGCTGTTCCGGTCACAAATCCAGAACAACCACCGTTCGACGGTACCGGGACCATCGCCGGGCAACGGATGGTTACCCTGTCCGATCCGAAGCAATTGTTACACCTTTGTATCCATCGGATCGCCCATGGCCGAAACCGTGAAAGCCAGCGGTTAATCTGGCTTTATGACATTCACCTTCTCTTTGGGCAGATGTCATCGACAGGCCGCGAAGGCTTCTTGGAACTGGCATTATCAAGGGGCCTGGGGTGCATTTGCGGCGATGCCTTGCAGGCCTGCCAGGACGCTTTCGGCCTGGAAATCAACGCTATGTACCTCGATGCGCTGACCGCGAGGCGTAAACAGGAACCCACGGCACGCCTGGCTAATGCATCGCCCTGGCGATGGGCCTGGGCCGACTTCAGCGGACAGAGCGGCTGGCGAGCGAAGTGGCAGTTCCTGGCCGAAGTGGCCCACAACCGCCTGCGCCGCTAG
- a CDS encoding PqqD family protein — protein sequence MRTQSVHDELVILDLAEGEYYGLDPVGARFWALLETGVTVAEALDSLFDVFDVGRQQLEADIARLLEDLTAKALLLARD from the coding sequence GTGCGCACACAGTCCGTACATGATGAACTGGTCATTCTCGACCTGGCCGAGGGCGAGTATTACGGGCTTGATCCCGTCGGCGCGCGTTTCTGGGCCTTACTCGAAACAGGGGTAACGGTTGCCGAGGCGCTCGACAGCCTGTTCGATGTGTTTGATGTAGGTCGGCAGCAACTCGAAGCCGATATCGCTCGTTTGCTGGAAGACTTGACGGCCAAAGCATTGCTGCTTGCCCGGGACTGA